In the Neisseria sp. KEM232 genome, AGACGGCAAAGCCGTTTCGCTCGAAGACGCGCTGAAAATGGCAAAAAGCGGCGGCAAAATCGAAATCGTCGAAGAACCCGCGTCAGAGCCGCAGGCCGCGTCTGCCGCTGCCGACAACGCCGCCCCCGCGCCCGAAGTACTGACCCCGCCGCTGCGTAACGAAGAAGCCGCCAAGCCCGCCGTGTCCGACGACGAAATCGACCGCGCCAAAGGCGACCACCGCGCGGCCGACAGCGAAATCAACGCCCTCTGGCGCAACCTCGATCCCACCGTCCAACAAGGCTTGCAAGACGAGCAGCGCGAATGGATCAACCGCAAAACCGCCAACTGCCGCCGCGCCGCCGCGCAGGCCGACAGCCCCGAACAGGCCGAATACCTGCGCCTGCAATGCGACACCCGCCAAACCCGCGAACGCATCCGCTACCTGCGCGGATACAGCGACAGCGAATAGGAAGGCAGAGGCCGTCTGAAACCCTTTTCAGACGGCCTCACTCCAAATGTCAACAGCCCCGGCGTTATTGCGGCATCAGGCGGGAAACGCTAAAATCGCGCATTCCAACAAAGCGGTATCATCATGACTAAATTCATCTTCGTAACCGGCGGCGTCGTATCTTCACTTGGTAAAGGTATCGCCGCCGCTTCTATTGCCACCATCCTCGAATCGCGCGGCCTGAACGTGACCATGCTCAAGCTCGATCCGTATATCAACGTCGATCCCGGCACCATGAGCCCGTTCCAACACGGCGAAGTGTTCGTAACCGACGACGGCGCGGAAACCGACCTCGACCTAGGCCACTACGAGCGTTTCATCAACGCCACACTCACCCGCCGCAACAGCTTCTCCACCGGCCAGGTGTACGAAAACGTCATCATGAAAGAGCGGCGCGGCGACTATCTGGGCGGCACGGTTCAAGTGATTCCGCACATTACCGACGAAATCAAACGCCGCATCCACGAAGGCGCGGCAGGCTACGACGTGGCCATTGTCGAAATCGGCGGTACTGTGGGCGACATCGAATCGCTGCCCTTCCTCGAAGCTATCCGCCAGATGCGTAGCCAACTCGGCCGCAGCAACACGCTGTTTGTGCATTTGAGCTACGTTCCCTACATCGCCGCCGCAGGCGAAATCAAAACCAAGCCGACGCAGCACTCTGTCAAAGAATTGCGCGAAATCGGCATCCAGCCCGACGTACTCATCTGCCGCATGGACAGAATCCTGCCCGAAGACGAACGTCGCAAAATCGCCCTGTTCTGCAACGTGGAAGAGCGCGCCGTGGTCGGCAGCTACGACGCCGAAAGCATTTACGAAATCCCCGAAATGCTGCACAACCAAGGCATCGACGCAATTATCACCGAGCAGCTTCAGCTCAACGTACAGCAGGCCGATCTGACCGCGTGGAAAAAAATCGTCCACGCCATCAAAAACCCCAAACACACCGTCAAAATCGCCATGGTCGGCAAATATGTAGACTTGACCGAGTCCTACAAATCGCTGATTGAAGCACTCAGACACGCCGGTATCCACACCGAAACCGACGTGCAGATTACCTTTATTGACAGCGAAAGCATCGAAAAAAACAACGGCGACGTATCCGCGCTCAAAGACATAGACGCGATTCTCGTGCCCGGCGGCTTCGGCTCGCGCGGCGTGGAAGGCAAAATCGCCGCCGTGCGTTATGCGCGTGAAAACAACGTTCCCTATCTGGGCATCTGCCTCGGTATGCAGATTGCGCTCATCGAATACGCCCGCGACGTAGCCGGTTTGGCAGGCGCAAACTCCACTGAGTTCGACCTCAAAGCCGCCGCGCCCGTTGTCGCCCTGATTGACGAATGGCAAACCGCCGACGGCAGCGTCGAAACGCGCGACGAATCCGCCGACTTGGGCGGCACCATGCGCTTGGGTGCACAAGATGTCGAACTCAAACCCGGCAGCCTCGCCGCCCGCATCTACGGCTCGGAACACATCCGCGAACGCCACCGCCACCGCTACGAAGTCAACAACAATTACGTTCCGGCTTTGGAAAAAGCCGGTCTGGTTATCGGCGGCGTATCCGTCGGCCGCGAGCGTTTGGTCGAAACCATCGAATTGCCGCAGGGAGAACACCCGTGGTTCTTCGCCTGCCAGTTCCACCCCGAGTTCACCTCCAACCCGCGCAAAGGCCACCCGCTGTTCAGCGCGTTTGTCAAAGCTGCGCTGGAAAACCGCAAACCGTAAGCTGCTTTGATTGAGATAAGGCAAAAGGCCGTCTGAAAACCCAATTTGGAGGTTTCAGACGGCCTTTTTTGTGTCCGTGCAAACACGCGCAATATGTTTTTCAGACGGCCTTTTAACGCATCAGGCTTTTATTTCCACACCAAGAGCGCGTGATTTCGTTTGCCGCGACGGAGGATGGTGTATTTGCCGAAGCGTTTGTGCGCGTCGGTAATCAAATAGGCATCGTCGGGCTTGTCGGCGGGCGGGTTGGGGTTGTTGGCTTCGACGGCCGCGCCGTTGAGCATCACGGCTTTGCTGTTCACAAAACCGCGTGCTTCTTTGTTGGACTGCGCCAAGCCGGTTTTAACCAGCGCTTCGACAACGTTGAGGCCGTCTGAAACTTCAAACGCGGGCAAACCGTCAAGCGCAAGCTGCTCGAAATCGCTTTCTGTGAGGCTGCTTTGGTCTTCGGCAAACAGGCTTTCGGAAATGCGCTGTGCGGCTTTTAGGGCTTCTTCGCCGTGAATCAGGCGGGTCATTTCTTCGGCCAAGATGCGTTGTGCTTCGGGTTTGGTGCCGCTCTCTTTGTCTTTCGCTTCGATGGCATCGATGTCTTCCACGCTCAGGAAAGTAAAGTATTTCAGGAATTTATATACGTCGGCATCGGCCACTTTGAGCCAGAATTGGTAAAACTGGTAGGGCGAGGTTTTTTTCGCGTTCAGCCACACCGCGCCGCCTTCGGTTTTGCCAAACTTGGTACCGTCGGATTTGGTAACCAGCGGCAGGGTCAGGCCGTAAACGGTGGCTTTGTTCAGGCGGCGTGCCAAGTCGATGCCGCCTGTGATGTTGCCCCATTGGTCGGAGCCGCCGATTTGCAGGCGCACGCCGTGGCGTTTGTTCAGCTCGGCAAAATCGTAGCCCTGCAAGAGCGCGTAGGCAAACTCGGTAAACGAAATGCCCGCATCGTCGCGGTCGATGCGCTGCTTCACCGATTCTTTGTTGAGCATGGCGTTGACGGAAAAATGCTTGCCGATGTCGCGCAAAAAATCGAGGCAGTTCATGCCGCCGAACCAGTCGGCGTTGTTGGCCATAATCGCAGCGTTGCCGCCCTCGAAGCTCAAAAACGGCTCAAGCTGTGCGCGGATGCTGGCCACCCAGCCTTTCACCGTTTCGGCGGAATTGAGGCTGCGCTCGGCCGCTTTGAAACTCGGGTCGCCGATCATGCCGGTGGCCCCGCCCACCAAAGCCACGGGCGTATGCCCCGCCTGTTGGAAACGGCGCAAGGCCAACACAGGCAAAAGATGGCCGATGTGCAGGCTGTCGGCGGTGGGGTCGAAACCGCAGTAAAGCGAGATTTTGTTTTCGGTGAGAAACGCGTCGAGCGCGGCGATGTCGGTGGTTTGCGCGATCAGACCGCGCGATTGGAGGTCTTGGATGATGGAGGTCATGGGGTTTCCTTGAATGGGTTTTCAGGTAGCCTTTTGGCTGACGGCAAAAGGCCGTCTGAAAACCAAATTTATCTGATGCCGGCTCAGCCTAAATTTGGTTTTAATTTCAAGCCGAAATAGGGTTCAAGTATCAGATACTCAAATAATTCAAGTTCGTTCTCTGGTACTTCTGTGAATGTGGAATTATGGTTTGGAGTCCACCATTTTTGCTCGCCTTGATAGCTGCCAGATTTTTTTGAAGCCCTAATTAAAGTATAAGGCCGCTCTATCCATCCTTCCGAGTCGCCAAAAAAATTGGCCGGGCCTGTAAACTGGCCTAAAAGATAGATACCTTTGTTGCCATGAGTAAGATAGAAATAATCGCCAATGGGGGCTTTAACAAATTTGTCAGCTTGAGTAACAGCAGAACCACCTTTTGATTTGGTGTTTTTGCTAATCATCACGATATTTTTAGAAATATAGTAAATCAAATCTTCAAAAGAAAAATCTTCTGATCCATGCGACATTTTCCAAAAACTCGGTATAAATTTATTTTCCATAAAATTCAGTCCTTATACATTAAATGAAATACCCAGCTTTCAAACTTTCAGACGGCCTTTTTTCAGGTAGCCTTTGCTTTTCAGACGGCCTGTTGCGCGCCCGAGGGGTGCATCAGTTCTTCCACGTCGGCCAGCGAGAGTTCGGGGGTTGCGCCGTGGTGGGAGGCGGCGAGCGCGCCCCAGGCGCAGGCGCAGGCGAGGGTGTCGGCGGGGCTTGCGCCTTGCAGCAATTTATAGACGAAGCCGGCGAGGAAGTTGTCGCCCGCGCCCACGGTGTCGGCCACTTGCACGCGGTAGCCGTGGTGGGCGTGGGTTTGGCCGTTGCAGTAGTAAATTGCGCCGTGTGCGCCGAGGGTGACGCAGATGTGCGGCGCGCCGACGGCTTGGGCGAGGTAGTGCAGATTTTGTTCGAGGCCGTGGTAGGGCGATCCGAGTTCGGCGGCCAGCTCGTAGAGTTCGTCGTCGTTGAGTTTGACCAGGTCGGAGCGGCGCATCAGTTCGCACACGCGCTCGGGGCGGTAGTGCGGTTTGCGCAGGTTGACATCGAACACTTTGAAGCGGGCGGCATCCAGCAGCGTGTCCAGGGCGGCGCGGGCGGTGCCGTCGCGCGAGGAGAGGCTGCCGAACACCAGTGCGTCGGAGTCGGCGACGTAGGCGAGGGCTTCGGCGGGGACGGCGATTTTGTCCCAGGCGCAGGGATAGACGATGTCGTAGGAGCCGCTGCCGTCGTGGTTGATGGACACTTTGACCAGGCCGGTGGCGTGTTCGGGGTCGGTTTGGATCAGATGGGTGGCGACGTTTTTCGCGGCGATGCGGCGCAGCAGTTCTTCGCCGTCTGCGTCGTCGCCGCGCCTGCTGACGATGGCGCAGTCCGCGCCCAGCGCGCTCAGGCGCACCAAAACATTGAGCGGCGCGCCGCCCAGCACTTTTCCTTCGGGAAAATCGTCCCACAATACTTCGCCGAAACTGCTGATTTTCATGGCGTATATCCTTTTTGGAACTCGTTTTGAGGCCGTCTGAAAAGGTTTTCAGACGGCCTCTGCCTTGCTGTTTACACGTTAAACAAAAAGTGCATCACATCGCCGTCCTGCACCACATATTCCTTGCCTTCCACGCGCATTTTGCCCGCTTCTTTGGCTTTGGCTTCGCCGCCGAGCGCGACGAAATCTTCGTAGGCGATGACTTGGGCGCGGATAAAGCCGCGTTCGAAGTCGGTGTGGATGACGCCGGCGGCTTGCGGGGCGGTGTCGCCTTTGTGGATGGTCCAGGCGCGGACTTCTTTGACGCCGGCGGTGAAGTAGGTTTGCAGGCCCAAGAGGTCGTAACCGGCGCGGATCAGGCGGTTGAGGCCGGGTTCTTCCAAGCCCATTTCGGCGAGGAACTCGGCTTTTTCGTCGTCTTCCAACTCAGCGATTTCGCTCTCCATCGCGGCGCAAACGGCGACGACGGGGGCGTTTTCTTTTTCAGCCAATTCTTTTAGGCGGTCGAGGTGCGGATTGTTTTCAAAACCGTCTTCGGCAACGTTGCCCACATACATGGCAGGCTTGGCAGTCAGCAGAAACAGCGGTTTGAGCATTGCGAGTTCTTCCGCGTCTAAGCCGAAAGAGCGGACGGGTTTGCCTTCGTCCAAATGCGGCAGCAGTTTTTTGCACAGTTCGACCAGTTTTTGCGCGTCTTTGTCGCCTGAGCGGGCGCGTTTTTCTTCGCGGGCGATGGCTTTTTCGACGCTGGCGAGGTCGGCAAGCGCCAATTCGGTGCCGATGGTTTCGATGTCGGCAATCGGATCGACTTTGCCTGCGACGTGGACAATGTTGTCGTCGTCAAAGCAGCGCACGACGTTCACGATGGCGTCGGTTTCGCGGATGTTGGCGAGGAACTGGTTGCCCAAGCCTTCGCCTTTGCTCGCGCCTGCAACCAAGCCGGCAATGTCGACAAATTCGACGATGGCGGGCTGCATTTTTTGCGGATTGACGATTTTCGCCAGCGCGTCCATGCGCGGGTCGGGCACTTCGACGATGCCGACGTTCGGCTCGATGGTGCAGAAAGGATAGTTGGCCGCTTCGATGCCCGACTGGGTCAGCGCGTTAAAGAGGGTGGATTTGCCGACGTTGGGCAGGCCGACGATGCCGCATTTCAAGCTCATGGCTGGGATTCCGTAAAGAAAATTTAACGAGCGATTGTAGCATAAAACGCATTTGAGGCCGTCTGAAAAGGGTTTCAGACGGCCTCAAACAAGGTCAGTACCACGGCGCGCGTTTCACCGTCATGTCGATTTCAAAGCGCCGCGCCTGCGCGTTCCATTTGAGCGGGCGGCTGCATTTTTCGTAGCCGTTGCGTTTTTCTTCTTCGTGCGTCTGGCCGCACAGCGTTCCGGCCACGCCGATATAGGCTTTGGCCTGCCTGCCCGCATAGTCGAGCTTGGAGCCGAACGCGCCGTGGAAAAAGGATTTTTCCGCGCCGCCTTCGGGCAGGCCGATGAAAACGGTGACACCGCCGCCTTTGCGGCTGCCGAAGATGCCGCTGCCGCCGTAGCATTGGAATTCGCCGTCGTCCAGCATGTAGTCGTCGATGCCGTCGCCGTTCAGATCGGCTTTTTCCACGGCGTGGCGGAAGCCGTAGGGACGCCCGCCCGAGAGGCGGCAGACGGAGGCCAGCACGTCGAGTTCGTGCGCCACCGCTTCGGGCAGCGGCGCGGCTTGGGCCAAGAGCGGGGCGGACAGCAGAAAAGCGGCGAAGGCGGTTGTTTTCATGGTTAAAAAAGCGCGGTGGCGGGCTGTGCGGCGATGATATAGGCAAACGGCGTGGGCAGACGTTTACAGCGAAGCGTCGAAGCCGCCGTCTTCCACGGCGGCGGCGAGGGCGGCCGGCTGCGTTATGGCGGGGTCGAAACGCACGGTTGCGCTGCCTGCTTCCAGGCTGACTTCGGCGCTTTCTACGCCGGGCACGCCTTGCAGGATGCGGGTGACGTTTTTCACGCAGCCGCCACAGTTCATGCCGCCGATGGCGAGGGTTACGGTTTCCATGGTTTGCTCCTTTGCGTTTGCGGGTAAGGGTGGGGGACGCGGCACTATAAACCAAATGCGCGGGGGCGGGTCTGACGGCGGTCAAGTCTGCGCTTTCAGACGGCCTTAAAGTGCTGTTGCAGGATGTTTTCGATTTCGGCGCGGACTTGGTTTTTGTCGCGGTTGCTGTCGATAACGCGGTAGCGTTGCGGGTCGGCGGCGGCACGCTCGAGATAGCTTTGGCGCACGCGCGCGAAGAAGGCGGCTTCTTCCTGCTCGAAGCGGTCTTTTTCGCGTGCCTGCGAGACGCGGGCGAAGGAGGTTTCGAGGGGGACGTCGAGGATGAAGATGAGGTCGGGGCGCAGGCTGCCCTGTACCCAGTTTTCGAGAACGGCGATGTCGGCTGCGGGGATGCCGCGCCCGCCGCCCTGATAGGCGAAGGTGGCGTCGGTGAAGCGGTCGGAAACGACGTGGATGCCTTTGGCGAGGGCGGGCAGGATAACGTCGTCGAGGTGCTGGCGGCGGGCGGCGAACATCAGCAGGGTTTCGGTGTGTAGGCCGACTTTTGTTGCGGGGTCGAGCAGGAGGCGGCGCAGCTCTTCGCCCAGCGGCGTGCCGCCGGGTTCGCGGGTGAAGAGGACGGGCAGGTTTCGTTCGGCAAACCAGTTTTCGATGGTGGCCAGGTGGGTGGATTTGCCGGTGCCGTCGATGCCGTCGAGGGTGATGAAGCTGGGTTTCATGGGGTTTTCCTTTGTGTGTTTGGCGGGAGGCCGTCTGA is a window encoding:
- the tyrS gene encoding tyrosine--tRNA ligase, giving the protein MTSIIQDLQSRGLIAQTTDIAALDAFLTENKISLYCGFDPTADSLHIGHLLPVLALRRFQQAGHTPVALVGGATGMIGDPSFKAAERSLNSAETVKGWVASIRAQLEPFLSFEGGNAAIMANNADWFGGMNCLDFLRDIGKHFSVNAMLNKESVKQRIDRDDAGISFTEFAYALLQGYDFAELNKRHGVRLQIGGSDQWGNITGGIDLARRLNKATVYGLTLPLVTKSDGTKFGKTEGGAVWLNAKKTSPYQFYQFWLKVADADVYKFLKYFTFLSVEDIDAIEAKDKESGTKPEAQRILAEEMTRLIHGEEALKAAQRISESLFAEDQSSLTESDFEQLALDGLPAFEVSDGLNVVEALVKTGLAQSNKEARGFVNSKAVMLNGAAVEANNPNPPADKPDDAYLITDAHKRFGKYTILRRGKRNHALLVWK
- a CDS encoding carbohydrate kinase, translated to MKISSFGEVLWDDFPEGKVLGGAPLNVLVRLSALGADCAIVSRRGDDADGEELLRRIAAKNVATHLIQTDPEHATGLVKVSINHDGSGSYDIVYPCAWDKIAVPAEALAYVADSDALVFGSLSSRDGTARAALDTLLDAARFKVFDVNLRKPHYRPERVCELMRRSDLVKLNDDELYELAAELGSPYHGLEQNLHYLAQAVGAPHICVTLGAHGAIYYCNGQTHAHHGYRVQVADTVGAGDNFLAGFVYKLLQGASPADTLACACAWGALAASHHGATPELSLADVEELMHPSGAQQAV
- the tmk gene encoding dTMP kinase — translated: MKPSFITLDGIDGTGKSTHLATIENWFAERNLPVLFTREPGGTPLGEELRRLLLDPATKVGLHTETLLMFAARRQHLDDVILPALAKGIHVVSDRFTDATFAYQGGGRGIPAADIAVLENWVQGSLRPDLIFILDVPLETSFARVSQAREKDRFEQEEAAFFARVRQSYLERAAADPQRYRVIDSNRDKNQVRAEIENILQQHFKAV
- a CDS encoding CTP synthase, giving the protein MTKFIFVTGGVVSSLGKGIAAASIATILESRGLNVTMLKLDPYINVDPGTMSPFQHGEVFVTDDGAETDLDLGHYERFINATLTRRNSFSTGQVYENVIMKERRGDYLGGTVQVIPHITDEIKRRIHEGAAGYDVAIVEIGGTVGDIESLPFLEAIRQMRSQLGRSNTLFVHLSYVPYIAAAGEIKTKPTQHSVKELREIGIQPDVLICRMDRILPEDERRKIALFCNVEERAVVGSYDAESIYEIPEMLHNQGIDAIITEQLQLNVQQADLTAWKKIVHAIKNPKHTVKIAMVGKYVDLTESYKSLIEALRHAGIHTETDVQITFIDSESIEKNNGDVSALKDIDAILVPGGFGSRGVEGKIAAVRYARENNVPYLGICLGMQIALIEYARDVAGLAGANSTEFDLKAAAPVVALIDEWQTADGSVETRDESADLGGTMRLGAQDVELKPGSLAARIYGSEHIRERHRHRYEVNNNYVPALEKAGLVIGGVSVGRERLVETIELPQGEHPWFFACQFHPEFTSNPRKGHPLFSAFVKAALENRKP
- a CDS encoding heavy-metal-associated domain-containing protein encodes the protein METVTLAIGGMNCGGCVKNVTRILQGVPGVESAEVSLEAGSATVRFDPAITQPAALAAAVEDGGFDASL
- the ychF gene encoding redox-regulated ATPase YchF; protein product: MSLKCGIVGLPNVGKSTLFNALTQSGIEAANYPFCTIEPNVGIVEVPDPRMDALAKIVNPQKMQPAIVEFVDIAGLVAGASKGEGLGNQFLANIRETDAIVNVVRCFDDDNIVHVAGKVDPIADIETIGTELALADLASVEKAIAREEKRARSGDKDAQKLVELCKKLLPHLDEGKPVRSFGLDAEELAMLKPLFLLTAKPAMYVGNVAEDGFENNPHLDRLKELAEKENAPVVAVCAAMESEIAELEDDEKAEFLAEMGLEEPGLNRLIRAGYDLLGLQTYFTAGVKEVRAWTIHKGDTAPQAAGVIHTDFERGFIRAQVIAYEDFVALGGEAKAKEAGKMRVEGKEYVVQDGDVMHFLFNV